The following proteins are co-located in the Micromonospora coriariae genome:
- a CDS encoding transglutaminaseTgpA domain-containing protein: protein MGRGAPVVTDVDQQRAGGTTADPARAEPGAPPDGSAQRGAAGVGRVLRAAVVPLALIGLTSLAGVVLGRVYAGDLLARLVIGAAAGSVLVSVAARRLPSWLVAPVSVAAMAGWTLWSLRLAAAHAELPGSLLEVTADAARNGIPRLLTAMIPVEPTPDTVLMPVVAAWLAGLAGAEVALRTGRVLLGYLPAAGLYGAALYVVGPNAEPAIGATLAFVAVAAVGLAAPTGSPAGGDPAADLAPRVRAAVRVRLAATAALGVALVVGLTALLGPVLARQVDGRPVDPRRYVEPPQVQTLDENPLIRISGWALHPEQKLLDVRTVRPGGAGSVRIRLAVLSDYDGVTWRVGATYRNAGRILPAATPARDSTVETVRQQITVADLSGRLLPAVATPSEVSGARVAYDPATGTLIRPEGLTPGLRYTVTSERERPDNNLLATANVPAGEEVARVLRVADGVPEPMRRLAAQLAEENGAPYARAAAIEQFLAEHYRVVADAPSGHAYPNLGFFLFGPRNAGGQRGTSEQFAAAFAVLGRLSGLPTRVVVGFESTGQGPVRAGDAYAWPEVLFDGLGWVAFDPLPRPDNEPRPVEEDFRPTPEDPPPSEAPAPTVEPTASPEPAAAPDGPAGQGGVSTPVLVAGGGGGLLLLVGALLLTLLAMRRSLTRARLGRGDPGQRIAGAWREVTDALRLAGRPIGDDLAATEVAGQARQALLDAHLRRSGGRPLDPDPAANGDGHQTPAGAGQLPGGPAGSGAGGNVPGIDELAALLNQVAFAPGTATAAQADHAGAVAATYVDGLRAARPWWRRLLWSIHPGPLRRR from the coding sequence GTGGGACGGGGTGCGCCGGTGGTGACGGACGTCGACCAGCAGCGTGCTGGCGGGACCACCGCCGACCCGGCGCGTGCGGAGCCGGGTGCGCCGCCCGACGGATCGGCGCAGCGGGGCGCGGCCGGGGTCGGTCGGGTGCTGCGGGCCGCCGTCGTCCCGCTCGCGTTGATCGGATTGACCTCGCTCGCCGGTGTGGTGCTCGGCCGGGTGTACGCGGGCGACCTGCTGGCCCGGCTGGTCATCGGTGCCGCGGCCGGGTCGGTGCTGGTCAGCGTGGCCGCCCGGCGGCTGCCGTCGTGGCTCGTGGCGCCGGTGTCGGTGGCCGCGATGGCCGGCTGGACACTCTGGTCGTTGCGGCTGGCCGCCGCCCACGCCGAGCTGCCGGGCAGCCTGCTGGAGGTGACCGCGGACGCCGCGCGCAACGGCATCCCCCGCCTGCTCACCGCGATGATTCCGGTCGAGCCCACGCCGGACACTGTGCTGATGCCGGTGGTCGCCGCGTGGCTGGCGGGGCTGGCCGGCGCCGAGGTGGCGCTGCGCACCGGCCGGGTGCTGCTGGGTTACCTGCCGGCGGCGGGGCTCTACGGCGCCGCTCTCTACGTGGTCGGCCCGAACGCCGAACCGGCGATCGGGGCGACGCTGGCGTTCGTCGCGGTCGCCGCGGTGGGTCTGGCGGCGCCCACCGGGTCGCCGGCCGGTGGTGACCCGGCCGCCGACCTCGCCCCCCGGGTCCGCGCGGCGGTGCGGGTGCGGCTCGCCGCCACCGCGGCGCTCGGCGTGGCCCTGGTGGTCGGGCTGACGGCGCTGCTCGGCCCGGTGCTCGCCCGGCAGGTGGACGGTCGGCCGGTGGACCCTCGGCGGTACGTGGAGCCGCCGCAGGTGCAGACGCTGGACGAGAACCCGTTGATCCGGATCTCCGGGTGGGCCCTGCACCCCGAGCAGAAGCTGCTCGACGTGCGCACGGTGCGCCCCGGCGGCGCTGGCAGTGTGCGGATCCGCCTCGCGGTGCTCAGCGACTACGACGGGGTGACCTGGCGGGTCGGCGCCACCTACCGTAACGCCGGTCGGATCCTGCCGGCCGCGACCCCGGCCCGGGACAGCACTGTGGAGACGGTCCGCCAGCAGATCACCGTGGCCGACCTCAGCGGCCGGCTGCTGCCCGCCGTGGCCACCCCGAGCGAGGTCAGCGGCGCGCGGGTGGCGTACGACCCGGCGACGGGGACGCTGATCCGGCCGGAGGGGCTGACCCCGGGGCTGCGGTACACGGTGACCTCGGAGCGCGAACGCCCGGACAACAACCTCCTGGCCACCGCGAACGTGCCCGCCGGTGAGGAGGTGGCCCGGGTGCTGCGGGTGGCCGACGGGGTGCCCGAGCCGATGCGCCGGCTGGCCGCGCAGCTCGCCGAGGAGAACGGCGCCCCGTACGCGCGGGCGGCGGCGATCGAGCAGTTCCTGGCCGAGCACTACCGGGTGGTGGCGGACGCGCCGAGCGGGCACGCGTACCCGAACCTCGGCTTCTTCCTCTTCGGTCCGCGCAACGCTGGCGGGCAGCGGGGCACCTCGGAGCAGTTCGCCGCCGCGTTCGCGGTGCTCGGCCGGCTCTCCGGGCTGCCCACCCGGGTGGTGGTGGGCTTCGAGTCCACCGGGCAGGGGCCGGTGCGGGCCGGTGACGCGTACGCCTGGCCGGAGGTGCTCTTCGACGGGTTGGGCTGGGTGGCGTTCGACCCGCTGCCCCGCCCGGACAACGAGCCGCGGCCGGTGGAGGAGGACTTCCGCCCGACGCCGGAGGATCCGCCGCCGTCGGAGGCGCCGGCGCCCACCGTGGAACCGACCGCGTCGCCCGAACCGGCAGCCGCCCCCGACGGCCCTGCCGGCCAGGGTGGGGTGTCCACCCCGGTGCTGGTCGCCGGCGGCGGTGGTGGCCTGCTGCTGCTGGTGGGGGCCCTGCTGCTCACTCTCCTGGCGATGCGCCGCTCGCTCACCCGCGCCCGGCTCGGCCGGGGTGATCCCGGCCAGCGGATCGCCGGCGCCTGGCGGGAGGTCACCGACGCGCTACGCCTGGCCGGGAGGCCGATCGGCGACGACCTGGCGGCCACCGAGGTGGCCGGTCAGGCCCGCCAGGCCCTGCTTGACGCTCACCTCCGACGGTCCGGCGGCAGGCCGCTCGACCCGGACCCGGCAGCCAACGGCGACGGCCACCAGACCCCGGCCGGCGCGGGCCAGTTGCCGGGCGGCCCGGCCGGGTCCGGAGCCGGCGGGAACGTCCCCGGGATCGACGAGCTGGCCGCTCTGCTCAACCAGGTGGCCTTCGCGCCGGGCACGGCCACCGCGGCCCAGGCCGATCACGCCGGCGCGGTGGCCGCCACCTACGTCGACGGGCTGCGTGCCGCCCGCCCGTGGTGGCGACGGCTGCTCTGGTCCATCCACCCCGGTCCACTACGGCGCCGCTGA